A single genomic interval of Christensenellaceae bacterium 44-20 harbors:
- the spoVAE gene encoding stage V sporulation protein AE codes for MDYINAFWVGGLICVIGQLLMSLTNMTPARILVTFVTAGCILTALGVYKPIVEYAGAGATVPLTGFGYSLANGVIEQVAEKGAIGIFTGGVMATAGGIAAAVVFGFLVSVIFNPKVKK; via the coding sequence ATGGATTATATTAATGCGTTCTGGGTTGGCGGGCTGATTTGCGTCATCGGGCAGCTTCTGATGTCTCTGACCAACATGACGCCGGCGCGGATTTTGGTAACCTTCGTTACGGCAGGGTGCATTTTGACGGCGCTTGGGGTGTATAAGCCCATTGTGGAATATGCCGGAGCCGGGGCGACTGTGCCGCTGACGGGCTTTGGCTATTCGCTGGCCAACGGCGTCATCGAGCAGGTGGCGGAAAAGGGCGCCATCGGCATCTTCACAGGCGGCGTCATGGCTACGGCAGGCGGCATTGCGGCGGCGGTCGTCTTTGGCTTCCTGGTTTCGGTCATCTTCAACCCGAAGGTCAAAAAATAA
- a CDS encoding cysteine desulfurase family protein codes for MIYLDNAATTKPSPSLAALFERHIETEWFNPSAMYPPAVSAERDLRQARDFLCGVLRADGALFNSCGTEGANTVIFKGWRRQGGKKLHFITTAYEHPCVYEAFAELKKEGHRVDFLTPGPDGSVHPEQLAALVCPETALVSIMHVNNETGSINDIAALSAAVKQKNPEAVFHSDGVQGFLKVPFDMAASQVDYYTASAHKIHGLKGTGALFYRKGAPLKAYLLGGGQEGALRSGTENTFGILAFAQAAREYLDGHAEKIAHMRALQAQLRQSLMQIPGTVCITPEHCAPHILNLSFPGMRGEVLLHLLEQKEIYVATGSACSSKKIGYSRIHKALGIPKDVSQCALRLSLCPENTAQQMEQTAAAIREILAKYQGFVRR; via the coding sequence ATGATCTATCTGGATAACGCGGCGACGACCAAACCCTCGCCCAGCCTTGCGGCTCTTTTTGAGCGGCATATCGAAACTGAGTGGTTCAACCCTTCGGCCATGTATCCCCCGGCGGTCAGCGCCGAGCGGGATCTGCGCCAGGCCCGGGATTTCCTCTGCGGCGTTTTGCGCGCAGACGGTGCGCTCTTCAACTCCTGCGGCACGGAGGGCGCCAACACCGTCATTTTCAAGGGATGGCGCAGGCAGGGCGGCAAAAAACTGCATTTCATCACCACCGCCTATGAGCACCCCTGCGTCTACGAGGCGTTTGCCGAGCTCAAAAAAGAGGGGCACCGTGTGGATTTTCTAACCCCCGGCCCAGACGGCTCGGTTCACCCGGAGCAGCTCGCGGCGCTGGTCTGCCCGGAGACGGCGCTGGTGAGCATCATGCACGTGAACAACGAAACCGGCTCCATCAACGATATTGCGGCGCTTTCTGCGGCAGTCAAGCAGAAAAACCCCGAGGCAGTGTTCCATTCAGACGGCGTTCAGGGCTTTTTGAAAGTTCCCTTCGATATGGCCGCCAGCCAGGTGGACTACTACACCGCCAGCGCCCATAAGATCCATGGCCTCAAGGGGACGGGCGCGCTGTTCTACCGAAAGGGCGCCCCGCTCAAGGCCTATCTTCTGGGCGGCGGGCAGGAGGGCGCGCTGAGAAGCGGCACGGAAAATACCTTCGGCATCCTGGCCTTTGCCCAGGCTGCCCGGGAATATCTAGACGGGCACGCGGAAAAAATCGCCCATATGCGCGCTTTGCAGGCGCAGCTGCGCCAGAGCCTGATGCAGATTCCAGGCACTGTCTGCATCACGCCTGAGCACTGCGCGCCGCATATTCTCAATCTCTCGTTCCCCGGCATGCGCGGCGAAGTGCTGCTGCATCTGCTGGAGCAAAAGGAGATCTATGTCGCCACGGGCTCGGCCTGCTCCTCCAAAAAAATCGGCTATTCGCGCATTCATAAAGCACTGGGCATCCCAAAAGACGTCTCCCAGTGCGCCCTGCGCCTGAGCCTCTGCCCGGAAAATACCGCCCAGCAGATGGAGCAGACTGCCGCGGCCATCCGCGAAATTTTAGCAAAATACCAAGGCTTTGTCAGGAGATAA
- the thiI gene encoding tRNA uracil 4-sulfurtransferase ThiI, which yields MIPIILVRYGEIHLKGQNRPRFEKMLKDSMSAAVRRFGGSVKKGDGRFYVRHIEQSQIPAAMDALCKVFGVHSVSPAYEMEKDLSAVCQKAADLAQAEMARLGLSSTSFKVKGKRSDKRYPLSSMEVAAEVGGYILEHVPGLSVDVKNPQLTVYVEMREQAYVYTSILPGKGGMPLGSSGKAMLLLSGGIDSPVAGYMVASRGVYLEAVHYHSFPYTSERAKEKVLTLAKLLAQYTGPIRLHIVHFTEIQMAIYEKCPEEQLTILMRRYMMKIAERVALENQCQAIVTGESIGQVASQTIASLHVTNSAVDLPVFRPLIGMDKDEIIERARTIGTFETSILPYEDCCTVFVPKHPVTRPNLRKIELSEKLLEEEALIADALSKTETILVEP from the coding sequence ATGATACCAATTATTTTAGTGCGTTATGGAGAGATCCACCTCAAGGGCCAGAACCGCCCCCGTTTTGAAAAGATGCTCAAGGATAGCATGAGTGCGGCGGTGCGCCGTTTTGGCGGCAGCGTCAAAAAAGGCGACGGCCGGTTTTATGTGCGCCATATCGAGCAAAGCCAGATTCCTGCGGCGATGGATGCGCTGTGCAAGGTGTTTGGCGTGCACTCCGTCAGCCCGGCCTACGAGATGGAGAAAGATCTGAGCGCTGTCTGCCAAAAGGCGGCAGATCTGGCCCAGGCCGAGATGGCGCGGCTGGGCCTTTCCTCCACCAGCTTTAAAGTGAAGGGCAAGCGCTCGGATAAGCGCTATCCCTTAAGCTCTATGGAAGTTGCGGCGGAGGTCGGCGGCTATATTTTGGAGCATGTCCCGGGCCTTAGTGTAGATGTGAAAAACCCACAGCTGACGGTCTACGTCGAGATGCGCGAGCAGGCCTATGTCTATACCAGCATCCTGCCCGGCAAAGGCGGCATGCCGCTGGGCTCCAGCGGCAAGGCGATGCTGCTGCTCTCGGGCGGCATCGATAGCCCCGTGGCCGGATATATGGTGGCCAGCCGCGGCGTTTATCTGGAAGCCGTGCACTACCACAGCTTCCCTTATACCAGCGAGCGCGCCAAAGAAAAGGTTTTGACGCTGGCCAAGCTTTTGGCGCAATATACCGGCCCCATCCGGCTACATATCGTGCATTTCACGGAAATTCAGATGGCGATCTATGAAAAATGCCCGGAAGAACAGCTGACCATCCTCATGCGCCGCTATATGATGAAAATCGCCGAGCGCGTCGCTCTGGAAAACCAGTGCCAGGCCATCGTCACGGGCGAGAGCATCGGGCAGGTCGCCAGCCAGACCATCGCCAGCCTGCATGTAACCAACAGCGCTGTCGATCTTCCGGTCTTCCGGCCGCTCATCGGCATGGATAAGGATGAGATCATCGAGCGCGCCCGCACCATCGGCACGTTTGAAACCTCCATCCTCCCCTATGAGGATTGCTGTACGGTGTTCGTGCCCAAGCACCCGGTTACCCGGCCGAACCTGCGCAAAATCGAGCTTTCGGAAAAGCTTCTGGAGGAAGAAGCGCTCATCGCAGACGCCCTCTCCAAAACCGAGACGATTCTGGTGGAGCCGTAA
- the spoIIE gene encoding stage II sporulation protein E, with protein MQSRQERQRKIELNITLRTAIYLAITFFGGFLVGRVRIGETIWPFGVAYVLAAFLNQSVLNPYMALGGVLASMATYSLHMANAPYCFSVVGVAAALMIVAQAVKLPARTPIALAAAGISYLGCTLAFKLGLILPILSSLIEMLITLLMIVVFHTALRLFAGRRRKVLSDEEIISLCFLGLLAVMGLGDLALFGVYLREVVAAYVSIFAAYVGGAAIGAGVGMCSALACVIVGTNPLNIAAYGISALAAGACRKMKRAGVCLSFLVTQAFFVFYICYGELRNVSVVGMVIAAIAFLFTPRSFVEKLEVYVDANLFWNKEQTLREERFRELTVGRLKEISTVFQNSARVFGESANKSREEGNISYTMANIPEEACANCMFFRSCWDVNFEATYELMQKLYAKYDSGKKLTERDLGAFSKKCIRADKLISAATMTFEKFNTNSKWEGKIAESRGMIGDQMIGVSRVIDSLLREVQVDIDFRDEMEENIRLALDEIGVPVREVCAEFSAGALNVDLVVKGCGGREACETKIRRAVSGACGMPMEKARGYSVCGKNCRLRYEQAKNYSLQTGVAMMPKEGSSISGDTHSFEALRDGRYMMLLCDGMGSGERAARESRTAVTLMEDFYRASFDDKTILDAINKLLILSSSDDIFSTMDLCMINLIDGKARFTKIGAPHSYIIGRNGIRKLDAGSLPIGILDDYEPVVYDVELEHGDIILMFTDGIADLENADDGLHKAIRDAAEMRNADDIANQILSYAYAAYGAKAGDDMTVMVARVIKNKAVR; from the coding sequence ATGCAATCTAGGCAAGAGCGGCAAAGGAAAATTGAACTCAACATTACGCTGCGGACCGCCATCTATCTGGCGATTACATTTTTTGGCGGTTTTTTGGTTGGGAGAGTGCGCATCGGGGAGACCATCTGGCCGTTTGGCGTGGCATACGTTCTGGCGGCATTTTTGAACCAGAGCGTGCTCAACCCGTATATGGCGCTGGGGGGCGTGCTGGCCTCTATGGCGACATATTCCCTGCATATGGCAAACGCGCCCTACTGCTTCTCGGTGGTGGGCGTTGCGGCGGCGCTGATGATCGTCGCGCAGGCCGTGAAACTGCCGGCCCGGACACCGATTGCGCTGGCGGCGGCGGGCATTTCCTACCTGGGCTGCACGCTGGCATTCAAGCTGGGGCTGATTCTGCCCATCCTCTCTTCGCTGATCGAGATGCTCATCACACTGCTGATGATCGTCGTCTTTCACACGGCTCTGCGGCTTTTTGCAGGCCGGCGGCGCAAAGTGCTTTCGGATGAGGAGATCATCAGCCTCTGCTTCCTGGGCCTGCTGGCCGTGATGGGGCTGGGAGATCTGGCGCTGTTTGGCGTATATCTGCGCGAGGTTGTGGCGGCATATGTCTCGATTTTTGCGGCGTATGTCGGCGGGGCGGCCATCGGCGCGGGCGTGGGCATGTGCTCGGCTCTGGCGTGCGTCATCGTTGGGACAAACCCACTCAACATTGCGGCATATGGCATCTCTGCGCTTGCGGCCGGGGCCTGCCGCAAAATGAAGCGAGCGGGCGTCTGCTTGAGCTTTCTGGTTACCCAGGCGTTTTTTGTCTTCTATATCTGCTATGGAGAGCTGCGCAATGTCTCGGTTGTGGGCATGGTGATTGCGGCCATCGCTTTTTTGTTTACCCCAAGAAGCTTTGTGGAAAAGCTGGAAGTTTATGTGGACGCCAATCTGTTCTGGAATAAGGAGCAGACGCTGAGAGAGGAGCGCTTTCGGGAGCTGACGGTGGGCAGGCTCAAAGAGATCTCCACGGTCTTTCAAAACTCTGCCAGAGTATTCGGCGAATCGGCCAATAAAAGCCGGGAGGAGGGAAACATTTCCTACACCATGGCGAACATCCCGGAAGAGGCCTGCGCCAACTGCATGTTTTTCAGAAGCTGCTGGGACGTGAATTTCGAGGCGACCTATGAGCTGATGCAAAAGCTCTATGCCAAATATGACAGCGGGAAGAAGCTGACCGAGCGGGATTTGGGTGCGTTCAGCAAAAAGTGCATCCGAGCGGACAAGCTCATTTCTGCCGCCACCATGACATTTGAAAAATTCAACACCAACAGCAAGTGGGAGGGCAAAATCGCCGAGAGCCGGGGCATGATTGGCGACCAGATGATCGGCGTCTCGAGGGTGATCGATTCGCTGCTGCGGGAAGTGCAGGTGGACATCGATTTCAGGGACGAGATGGAGGAGAATATCAGGCTGGCTCTGGACGAGATTGGCGTGCCTGTGCGGGAGGTTTGCGCCGAGTTTTCGGCCGGGGCGCTGAATGTGGATCTGGTAGTCAAGGGCTGCGGCGGCAGAGAGGCCTGCGAGACGAAAATCCGGCGCGCGGTTTCGGGGGCATGCGGGATGCCCATGGAAAAAGCGCGGGGGTATTCGGTCTGCGGGAAAAACTGCCGGCTGCGCTATGAGCAGGCGAAAAATTACAGCTTGCAGACGGGCGTGGCCATGATGCCAAAGGAGGGGAGCTCCATTTCGGGCGACACGCATTCCTTCGAGGCGCTCAGAGACGGGCGCTATATGATGCTGCTTTGCGACGGCATGGGGAGCGGCGAGCGCGCTGCCCGGGAAAGCCGCACGGCCGTCACCCTGATGGAGGATTTCTACCGGGCCAGCTTTGACGACAAGACGATTTTAGACGCCATCAACAAGCTGCTGATTTTGAGCAGCAGCGACGATATTTTCTCGACGATGGATCTATGCATGATCAACCTCATCGACGGGAAAGCGCGGTTTACCAAAATCGGGGCGCCGCACTCGTATATCATCGGCAGAAACGGGATTCGGAAGCTGGATGCGGGTTCGCTGCCCATCGGCATTTTGGACGACTATGAGCCGGTGGTTTACGACGTGGAGCTGGAGCACGGGGATATCATCCTGATGTTTACAGACGGCATTGCAGATTTGGAAAACGCGGACGACGGCCTGCATAAGGCGATTCGCGATGCCGCTGAGATGCGCAACGCAGACGATATTGCAAACCAGATTCTCTCCTACGCTTATGCGGCTTACGGGGCAAAGGCGGGAGACGATATGACGGTGATGGTGGCGCGGGTCATCAAAAATAAGGCAGTCCGCTGA
- the spoVAC gene encoding stage V sporulation protein AC encodes MNIKKKQEIGNYNEYVKETMPKSHTFSSCIKAFLVGGLICVIGQGVSDIGKNLLKLDEKGTAAFTCIVLIFFGALLTGLGIYDVIGKFAGAGSIVPITGFANSMVSPALEYKREGYVLGVGAKLFTIAGPVLVYGISTSVLVGLIYFILNALGVIQL; translated from the coding sequence ATGAACATTAAGAAAAAACAGGAAATAGGCAACTACAACGAGTACGTCAAAGAGACCATGCCAAAATCCCATACGTTTTCCAGCTGTATCAAGGCGTTTTTGGTGGGCGGGCTGATCTGCGTCATCGGCCAGGGCGTTTCGGATATCGGAAAGAATCTGCTGAAACTGGATGAGAAGGGGACGGCAGCGTTTACCTGCATCGTGCTCATCTTTTTTGGAGCGCTTCTAACCGGCCTTGGCATTTACGATGTCATCGGGAAATTTGCCGGAGCGGGTAGCATCGTCCCGATCACGGGCTTTGCAAACTCCATGGTATCCCCGGCGCTGGAGTATAAGCGGGAGGGATATGTCCTGGGCGTTGGGGCAAAGCTGTTTACCATTGCCGGGCCTGTGCTGGTTTACGGCATCTCGACTTCTGTGCTCGTCGGGCTGATCTACTTTATTTTGAACGCGCTGGGCGTCATTCAGTTATAG
- a CDS encoding competence/damage-inducible protein A, with amino-acid sequence MVAEILCVGTELLLGDIVNTNAAYLARQLADLGIDLYTQSVVGDNPERLKESLAIAFSRADLVLMTGGLGPTYDDLTKETVAAYFGRNMRRDEHSYQRLMEYFAKAGKEPTPNNLKQADMPEGAVVFDNDNGTAPGLAVEGDGKIAVLMPGPPYEMTAMFEARIRPYLQKFSEKVLVSRTIRIVGMGESEVEYRLRDYMLSHLNPTVAPYAKQSEVQLRVTASAKTQEQAYALIEPVVAEIQEMLGDVVYGVDVENMEQAVVQQLKEKGLKVATAESCTGGLISKRITEIPGASDVFECGVCSYANRIKHELLGVSQRTLEQFGAVSEQTAREMAEGIRRLSGADIGVSVTGIAGPGGGTPEKPVGLVYLGVSSEGYSKVVRYLSGSRKAGSREHIRYIASQQALKLVLEAIRENQKK; translated from the coding sequence ATGGTAGCGGAAATATTATGCGTTGGAACCGAGCTGCTGCTCGGGGATATTGTGAATACAAATGCGGCATATCTGGCCAGGCAGCTGGCGGACCTTGGCATCGATCTCTATACACAGTCTGTGGTGGGCGACAACCCGGAGCGGCTGAAGGAGAGCCTGGCCATCGCGTTTTCCCGGGCGGATCTGGTGCTCATGACAGGCGGCCTTGGGCCGACCTACGACGATCTGACAAAAGAGACGGTGGCGGCATATTTCGGGCGGAACATGCGGCGGGACGAGCACTCCTATCAGCGGCTGATGGAGTATTTTGCCAAAGCGGGAAAAGAGCCCACGCCCAACAACCTCAAGCAGGCGGATATGCCTGAGGGCGCGGTCGTCTTCGATAACGACAACGGGACGGCCCCTGGCCTTGCCGTGGAGGGAGATGGCAAAATCGCCGTGCTCATGCCCGGGCCGCCCTATGAGATGACGGCCATGTTTGAGGCGCGCATCCGGCCCTATCTGCAAAAGTTTTCCGAGAAAGTGCTGGTTTCCCGGACGATCCGCATCGTCGGCATGGGGGAGAGCGAGGTGGAATACCGGCTGCGGGATTATATGCTCAGCCATCTGAACCCGACTGTCGCGCCATATGCCAAGCAATCCGAAGTGCAGCTTCGGGTAACGGCTTCGGCCAAGACGCAGGAGCAGGCCTATGCGCTCATCGAGCCGGTCGTGGCGGAAATTCAGGAAATGCTGGGCGATGTGGTCTATGGTGTGGATGTGGAAAACATGGAGCAGGCGGTGGTGCAGCAGCTAAAGGAGAAGGGGCTCAAAGTCGCCACGGCGGAGAGCTGCACAGGCGGGCTGATTTCCAAGCGGATTACCGAAATTCCCGGCGCAAGCGATGTCTTTGAATGCGGGGTTTGCTCGTATGCGAACCGCATCAAGCACGAGCTTTTGGGCGTTTCCCAGCGGACGCTGGAGCAGTTCGGCGCGGTTTCCGAGCAGACGGCGCGGGAGATGGCCGAGGGCATCCGGCGGCTTTCCGGGGCGGATATCGGCGTTTCGGTTACGGGCATTGCCGGGCCGGGCGGCGGGACGCCGGAAAAGCCGGTGGGGCTTGTCTATCTGGGCGTCAGCTCGGAGGGCTATTCCAAGGTTGTGCGGTATCTTTCGGGCTCTAGGAAGGCCGGAAGCAGAGAGCATATCCGCTATATCGCCTCTCAGCAGGCGCTGAAGCTGGTGCTGGAAGCGATTCGGGAAAATCAAAAGAAATAG
- the spoVAD gene encoding stage V sporulation protein AD, with amino-acid sequence MGKRVGTYTVQFDHPVLIRGRGSAVGQEEGKGPLGGYFDQIAQDAMWGQDSFEKAEKRFFMEAAKKAVESAGLGLKDIHYMLGGDLLNQIISAGYSARDLDIPFLGLYGACSSMAESLCIGSMLIDGGFAQNILCATSSHFATAERQFRYPLELGTPKPPTGQDTVTGAGATVISAEQGDLEVKSVTVGRVVDFGIKDANNMGAAMAPAAVQTILSNLEDLNVDPGYYDAIITGDLGIFGSDILLDLAGRNNVDLSGVHKDCGKMIFEGMDKNCGASGCGCGASVLNAYFFKKMLDGDLQRILFVATGALLSPTSVQQGESIPSIAHAVHIERRAGK; translated from the coding sequence ATGGGCAAAAGAGTTGGAACGTATACCGTGCAGTTTGACCACCCCGTGCTCATTCGGGGCAGAGGCAGCGCCGTGGGCCAGGAAGAGGGAAAAGGGCCGCTGGGCGGCTATTTCGACCAGATCGCGCAGGATGCGATGTGGGGCCAGGATTCCTTTGAAAAGGCGGAGAAGAGATTTTTCATGGAGGCGGCCAAGAAGGCTGTGGAATCTGCGGGGCTGGGCCTGAAAGATATTCACTATATGCTGGGCGGAGACTTGCTCAACCAGATCATCTCTGCCGGCTATTCGGCCAGAGATCTGGATATCCCGTTTTTGGGGCTTTACGGCGCATGCTCTTCCATGGCGGAATCGCTTTGCATTGGCAGCATGCTCATTGACGGCGGCTTTGCGCAAAATATTCTCTGTGCGACCAGCAGCCATTTCGCCACGGCAGAGCGGCAGTTCCGCTATCCGCTGGAGCTGGGCACGCCCAAGCCGCCCACCGGCCAGGATACGGTTACGGGAGCGGGCGCGACGGTGATCTCGGCCGAGCAGGGCGATCTGGAGGTTAAATCTGTAACCGTGGGCCGAGTGGTGGATTTTGGCATCAAGGACGCCAACAACATGGGGGCGGCCATGGCGCCTGCCGCCGTGCAGACGATTCTCTCCAATCTGGAGGATTTGAATGTCGATCCCGGCTACTACGACGCCATTATCACGGGAGATCTCGGCATTTTTGGCTCGGATATTCTGCTGGATCTGGCGGGCAGAAACAATGTGGATCTCTCGGGCGTGCACAAAGACTGCGGCAAGATGATCTTCGAGGGCATGGATAAAAACTGCGGCGCCAGCGGATGCGGATGCGGCGCCAGCGTGCTCAACGCATATTTCTTCAAAAAGATGCTGGACGGAGATTTGCAGAGGATTCTGTTCGTCGCCACGGGCGCGCTGCTTTCTCCCACCAGCGTACAGCAGGGGGAGAGCATCCCCAGCATCGCGCATGCAGTGCATATCGAAAGGAGAGCAGGCAAATGA